The window TATTTTTACAGGGTTTAACTGGAGCTCCAATCCGGATGGAGTCGGGGTTCCGTGGTATGCGATTGCCGCTGTCAGTGACGGCAAGACCCTGTCGCTGTATTTGATGGAGCTGGGCGTTGACACGGAATATCGGCTGATTGCCCAGACGGATCTGACGGCCAGCGGGAGCCCGAATACGGCCCTGACGGCCGGCGCCGGCGATGGAAGCGACTGGGATGCGGGCGACTGGTCGGTCGGCCGCGGACTGTATAACGGCGGCCATACGGACCGCGCCTACGGCTATATTGATGAAGTGCGGATTTCCGATTCGGCTCTGACTCCGGCTTCCTTCCTGATGGGCTCCAGCGCCTATTCGCCGTCGGTGCAGCTCCAGCCGGATTTGGTGCATAACAATGTCCAGGCAACCCTTCAGTGGAAGGCCCCGCGGGACCCGGACCTGAATTCTCCGTATCTGGTCAACCCGGCGGTGGTGGACCAGTATGTGTTTGTCCGGAATGCGGCCTCTGCGGATCCGAACCTGTATTATGTCGGTGCAACCGGCGTGGACCCGGGGAATACACCGGAGTCTTCTTATCAGATGACCTGGGATTTTGATGCGGTCTATCAGTGGGCGATTGTGGCTGCACTGGAAGGTTTCGAGCAGTCATTTACGGTTGGGCAGAGTACGCTGCTGAATGTGGACCCGAACAATCCGGTCAGTGAGATTTGGACGTTTGAGTCGCTGTACTCTTCGCCGGTAGTTACAAAGGACCCCGCAGGCGTGACGGTGGA of the Anaerohalosphaeraceae bacterium genome contains:
- a CDS encoding immunoglobulin domain-containing protein, which translates into the protein MKKVCIAAAVLCLVSMPVLANTVAYWRFEGGTAGSCVTHTGSNGVYYPDIPDVSGNGNHLCVWQTCGGGGYIYRSEVGTPKLRLTGEANLLSVKNSGGGPAMWCSAPGLQYMTPAQFTIEAIFKLENGGYRTIVGRDSYGTNTAGPTTNSALAALYLQAIPNNGLAIKFCDVSGYWHEAVSETNIFTGFNWSSNPDGVGVPWYAIAAVSDGKTLSLYLMELGVDTEYRLIAQTDLTASGSPNTALTAGAGDGSDWDAGDWSVGRGLYNGGHTDRAYGYIDEVRISDSALTPASFLMGSSAYSPSVQLQPDLVHNNVQATLQWKAPRDPDLNSPYLVNPAVVDQYVFVRNAASADPNLYYVGATGVDPGNTPESSYQMTWDFDAVYQWAIVAALEGFEQSFTVGQSTLLNVDPNNPVSEIWTFESLYSSPVVTKDPAGVTVDAGGTAVFEVEAFSVSPAVYRWYKSTDKSNATPADDVQVGAGSPMLTISNVSVADEGFYYRFH